The proteins below come from a single Pieris brassicae chromosome 1, ilPieBrab1.1, whole genome shotgun sequence genomic window:
- the LOC123716081 gene encoding uncharacterized protein LOC123716081: MHGLHLIKFLNREPGSSQVVQQKPESVRQHCNQTEKLVTQIFKPQVHAENEDSKPTKRPSAQECISQIFRRPNYDIPRSKISKRFHSFLLRKGNTLSNDSFCTDRRRKHKRNDKEKSKTKRKVFLPRSGSVSDKIEVLFKSKNWKSKRRRPSTFNSKDICKYAIHYNSKSSHDINYDKKNGNNKFCCRLHIPQVKRRRRSTTIPTASSDNVRHRNFYSDHNIQHTNLNSTCQHHAHQLDGTYNVIDFSKAARFNPTDSSKCEPRLFNTQHIAVPTTSFDNSKGGGDNAALLPVQGNCLVPTLQPKSRPKTKVLSKYKNSSRSSNVPTCPIFITKSVKLTLFALSVIIWFPCILMMSLLWIVSYPMRPHEILQTVRDIESCKTEICQNDDQDFWQSIYTCVAGAVKKLLGFYEAMFSLIKDRNVTKFKRNRLRFGASQSTLLRRNRNKQYPNPQKKYKLYYDNDRGWVMKPIKVRKDKSFEKTFTTREEALSEEDKLDKNGPALDLIKCKNDVSNVKFPFKDSKVTKKEQELESQDLYAQSRQESVETKEHQIQGISRNRQNENNNTKVGDCLCEHIKKNVPQDVKCVCESVQTESKPLKSKNVPVYSSLQKSPKFVTFNDKIQPHSNSHCICPNDVFSNVWRPCKNCCSLKSTCIHNKPNVRMNEKKAPSLPVIQRRCLCNCKFNKPIQCLNRKYAVPNKLNTKQRSHFRQSKSRKKVAQLKSRPKRINKFSQFCQRFRKKAAVIVQEADTKVWNCDNCEDVFVQTLRKRRYAWVHRQWPKFYPYFLIFCQFYENLAYAMLYVCTACIWCPVFCWCYFCCNLFCRCVL; this comes from the exons atgCATGGGCTACATCTGATAAAGTTCCTTAATAGAGAGCCTGGGAGTTCACAAGTTGTACAACAGAAACCAGAATCAGTTCGCCAACATTGTAACCAAACGGAAAAATTagttacacaaatatttaaacctCAAGTGCATGCGGAAAATGAAGACAGTAAGCCAACAAAAAGGCCATCAGCGCAGGAATGTATAAGTCAAATATTTAGACGACCCAATTatg ATATTCCTAGAAGTAAAATCTCAAAACGATTTCATAGCTTTTTGTTGCGAAAAGGAAACACTTTGTCAAATGATTCCTTTTGTACCGATAGAAGaagaaaacataaaagaaaTGATAAAGAAAAGAGTAAAACGAAACGAAAAGTTTTTTTACCACGAAGCGGATCTGTTAGTGACAAAATAGAAGTTCTTTTCAAATCAAAAAATTGGAAATCAAAAAGAAGACGACCTTCGACATTTAATTCTAaagatatttgtaaatatgcaATTCATTACAACTCTAAATCATCTCACGACATAAATTATGATAAGAAAAATGGAAATAACAAGTTCTGTTGTCGATTACACATTCCGCAAGTAAAACGTCGTCGCAGAAGCACAACAATCCCAACAGCTTCGAGTGATAATGTACGTCACCGTAATTTCTACTCAGACCATaacatacaacatacaaatCTTAATTCTACATGCCAGCACCACGCCCATCAATTAGATGGAACATACAACGTCATAGATTTTTCAAAAGCCGCTCGTTTCAATCCCACTGATTCTTCTAAATGTGAACCTCGCCTGTTTAATACCCAGCATATAGCAGTGCCCACTACATCGTTTGATAATTCTAAAGGAGGCGGAGATAATGCAGCTTTATTACCAGTTCAAGGAAATTGTTTAGTGCCAACTCTTCAGCCAAAAAGTCGTCCTAAAACAAAAGTATTGTCGAAGTATAAGAATTCTTCTAGATCGTCAAATGTTCCTACCTGTCCTATTTTTATAACCAAAAGCGTAAAATTAACCCTCTTTGCACTCTCTGTTATTATATGGTTTCCATGCATATTGATGATGTCGCTTCTCTGGATAGTATCATATCCCATGAGGCCCCACGAAATACTTCAAACTGTAAGAGATATAGAAAGCTGTAAAACAGAGATATGCCAAAATGACGATCAAGACTTTTGGCAGTCCATTTATACTTGTGTTGCTGGTGCTGTTAAAAAGCTATTAGGTTTCTATGAAGCCATGTTCTCTTTGATTAAAGATAGAAATGTGACAAAGTTCAAGAGAAACAGGCTGAGGTTCGGGGCTTCACAATCTACCTTATTGCGTCGGAatagaaataaacaatatcCAAACCCTCAAAAGAAGTACAAACTTTATTATGATAATGATAGAGGGTGGGTAATGAAGCCAATCAAAGTAAGGAAAGATAAAAGTTTTGAAAAAACTTTCACCACCCGTGAAGAGGCACTATCTGAAGAAGATAAATTAGATAAGAATGGGCCTGCacttgatttaattaaatgtaaaaatgatGTTTCCAACGTTAAATTCCCATTCAAAGATTCCAAAGTAACTAAAAAAGAACAAGAATTAGAAAGTCAAGATCTTTACGCACAAAGCCGACAAGAATCAGTAGAAACGAAAGAGCATCAAATTCAAGGTATTTCTCGAAATCgacaaaatgaaaacaataatactAAAGTTGGCGATTGCTTATgcgaacatataaagaaaaacgtACCCCAAGATGTAAAGTGTGTGTGTGAATCTGTGCAAACTGAAAGCAAACCACTGAAATCTAAAAATGTCCCAGTTTATTCCAGCTTGCAGAAATCACCTAAATTCGTAACATTTAACGATAAAATACAACCACATTCGAATTCACACTGTATCTGTCCTAATGATGTATTTTCTAATGTTTGGAGGCCCTGTAAGAATTGCTGTTCGCTCAAAAGTACGTGTATTCATAATAAGCCAAATGTAAGGATGAACGAAAAGAAGGCACCATCTCTACCTGTTATTCAACGAAGATGTTTGTGTAATTGTAAGTTTAATAAACCGATACAATGCCTAAACCGGAAATATGCTGtaccaaataaattaaatactaaacaaCGAAGCCATTTTCGACAAAGTAAAAGTCGAAAAAAAGTTGCACAACTAAAATCTAGACCGAAacgcataaataaattttcacagTTCTGCCAAAGATTCCGAAAAAAGGCAGCGGTCATTGTTCAAGAGGCCGACACCAAAGTGTGGAACTGTGATAATTGTGAAGATGTTTTTGTTCAAACTTTGCGGAAAAGACGCTATGCCTGGGTTCACCGTCAATGGCCGAAATTTTATCCTTATTTCTTGATATTCTGtcaattttatgaaaatttggCATATGCTATGTTATACGTTTGCACGGCGTGTATTTGGTGTCCTGTTTTCTGTTGGTGTTATTTCTGTTGTAACTTATTTTGCAGATGTGtgctataa